The Cytophagales bacterium genome contains a region encoding:
- a CDS encoding T9SS type A sorting domain-containing protein has translation MPNVYDYEGLACIYSQLLFSDTRIKIINKSLFINFVLHFFVSLINFKKDFLLMIQINSQVQINSDNSLNRKNTELYQNYPNPFGDNTNFSYAIEQAGQVELVIHSYFGRYITTLVTEHQDKGSYSIEWNTTDIPPGLYFYTLRVDGMEWVKKAIRIK, from the coding sequence ATGCCAAATGTGTATGACTATGAAGGGTTGGCTTGTATTTACAGTCAGTTATTATTTTCTGATACCAGAATAAAAATTATTAATAAAAGTTTGTTTATTAATTTTGTTCTTCATTTCTTTGTATCTTTAATAAATTTCAAGAAAGATTTTCTTCTGATGATCCAAATTAATTCTCAAGTACAAATAAATTCTGATAATTCACTTAACAGAAAGAATACAGAACTTTATCAGAACTATCCTAACCCGTTTGGGGATAATACCAATTTCAGCTATGCTATAGAACAAGCAGGGCAGGTAGAGTTAGTTATCCATTCTTATTTTGGACGATACATCACCACTTTAGTTACTGAACATCAAGATAAGGGCAGTTATTCCATTGAATGGAATACTACTGACATCCCCCCCGGTTTATATTTCTATACTTTAAGAGTTGATGGAATGGAGTGGGTGAAGAAGGCAATTCGTATAAAATAA
- a CDS encoding HEPN domain-containing protein → MFVFYRETNKIIIKEVDDAYIRTRYFPQYLFPEQVEKMFKFLEELIKLLKSL, encoded by the coding sequence ATGTTTGTATTTTATCGTGAAACAAATAAAATAATTATTAAAGAGGTAGATGATGCCTATATCAGAACCAGATATTTTCCACAATATTTATTTCCGGAGCAGGTTGAAAAAATGTTCAAATTTCTTGAAGAACTTATAAAATTATTAAAATCATTATGA
- a CDS encoding toxin-antitoxin system YwqK family antitoxin, whose translation MIKYIVCNHATMHPGNHATMLPYNYLTILILLLITNLQIIQSHAQTKIQTWHDSLQTQLKEEYYILENDSNFIHGSYKKYFPDHKIAVTGYFKKGLKDSLFIEFNETGRTETWYNDDLKNGPVKVFNKNGTIIQEGHYVNDTLKDTVKVYYGNGKLKQVAIFKNGNPEGLVKSYYEDGKLKEEINYLNNIQNGISRSYYEKGTLKTEASYKDGIINGFSRVYYDNGQLEAEHTLTGGEKNGDFRSYNKSGQLILEGRYV comes from the coding sequence ATGATTAAGTATATTGTATGCAATCATGCAACCATGCATCCAGGCAACCATGCTACCATGCTACCATACAACTATTTAACCATTCTTATCCTCTTATTAATTACAAACTTACAAATAATTCAATCTCATGCCCAAACTAAAATCCAAACCTGGCACGACTCTCTTCAAACTCAATTAAAGGAAGAATATTACATCTTGGAAAATGACAGCAATTTTATACACGGTTCATATAAAAAATATTTCCCTGACCACAAAATTGCTGTTACCGGTTATTTTAAAAAAGGGTTAAAAGACAGCCTGTTTATTGAATTTAATGAAACAGGTAGAACTGAAACCTGGTACAATGACGACCTGAAAAACGGCCCGGTAAAAGTTTTCAATAAAAATGGAACAATTATACAGGAGGGACATTATGTAAATGATACTTTAAAGGATACTGTTAAAGTTTATTACGGAAATGGTAAATTAAAGCAGGTAGCTATTTTCAAAAACGGCAACCCTGAAGGATTGGTAAAATCATATTATGAGGATGGAAAGCTGAAAGAAGAAATCAATTATTTGAATAATATACAAAACGGAATTTCACGGTCTTATTATGAAAAAGGTACTTTAAAAACCGAAGCAAGCTATAAAGATGGAATAATAAATGGTTTTTCCCGCGTCTATTATGATAACGGTCAATTAGAAGCAGAACATACACTCACGGGTGGCGAAAAAAATGGCGACTTCAGATCTTACAACAAAAGCGGGCAGCTTATTTTAGAAGGCCGGTACGTAGA